The following are encoded in a window of Armatimonadota bacterium genomic DNA:
- a CDS encoding PQQ-dependent sugar dehydrogenase, which produces MRHLHRFTAPGRSPSKRCLASSCAVLAMLAISGSAASQTFTIPGYFFETIITDLSLPTTMAFVDDDELLVLEKNSGRVQHYLNGVFQGTAIDLDVSPTSERGLLGICLHPDFAITPLVYLYYSLATFQGGTWLGNRVDRFVWNGSTLSFESTIVVFPFDPAQANGPWHNAGIIQIGPDNKLYVITGDLLRGTFSNPRIEQNTHTTAVAGVGGIARLNLDGSIPGDNPFIGEGDPRIRALFAYGIRNSFGLTFDPLTGRLWYTENGPTVYDELNIAESGMNSGWLKIMGPDSRDATYSRNNFTPFDAADLIYLPGAFYQDPLFSWLQPIGVTSVRFLSGIKFAPSIRNHVLVGDANNGRLYLFEPNAARDGVVPRTGTSDRVADNATERIQYSVGTSWGIVTDFQIGPDGYLYIVSLTRGAVYRIRPVFDPFVPESFQIFRGLLLSGNLQSLAASDDDRLVVRPWITLNASAAPVQVIVEATAPVSTTTELRFKLEASTDIGGLRQWIELFNFTTGMYEEVDVRLATTSDSVIELTFLAGASRFIESGTRKMRARLKWKEAGPIISYPWQARIDQIVWTVRV; this is translated from the coding sequence CTAAGCCTCCCAACTACGATGGCGTTCGTCGACGACGACGAACTTCTGGTTCTTGAAAAGAACAGTGGCAGAGTCCAGCACTATCTGAACGGGGTGTTTCAGGGGACTGCCATCGACTTGGACGTCTCTCCGACTTCTGAAAGGGGTCTCTTGGGCATATGTCTGCACCCCGACTTCGCGATCACCCCCCTCGTGTATCTTTACTACTCTCTGGCCACTTTCCAGGGCGGCACTTGGCTGGGCAACAGAGTCGATCGGTTTGTGTGGAACGGCAGTACGCTGTCGTTCGAATCCACGATCGTCGTCTTCCCGTTCGATCCTGCGCAAGCCAACGGTCCGTGGCACAACGCCGGCATCATTCAAATCGGACCCGACAACAAGCTCTACGTCATCACCGGAGATCTGCTTCGCGGAACGTTCAGCAACCCGCGAATCGAGCAGAACACCCACACGACGGCAGTTGCCGGCGTTGGCGGCATCGCCCGCCTGAACCTCGACGGCTCGATCCCTGGCGACAACCCGTTCATCGGCGAGGGCGATCCACGGATACGGGCGCTGTTCGCCTACGGCATCCGAAACTCGTTCGGCCTGACTTTCGATCCGCTCACCGGGCGCCTGTGGTACACGGAGAACGGACCGACCGTCTACGACGAGCTGAACATCGCGGAGTCCGGCATGAACTCGGGCTGGCTGAAGATCATGGGGCCGGATTCGCGCGACGCCACATACAGCAGGAACAACTTCACACCGTTTGACGCGGCGGACCTCATCTATCTCCCCGGCGCCTTCTACCAAGATCCGCTCTTCAGTTGGCTGCAGCCGATCGGCGTGACCTCCGTCCGGTTTCTCAGCGGCATCAAGTTTGCGCCAAGCATCCGAAACCACGTCTTGGTGGGCGACGCTAACAACGGCCGCCTGTACCTGTTCGAGCCGAACGCGGCCCGCGACGGGGTCGTGCCGCGAACGGGAACCAGCGACCGCGTCGCCGACAATGCTACGGAGCGCATCCAGTACTCGGTCGGAACAAGCTGGGGAATCGTTACGGACTTCCAAATCGGGCCAGACGGATACCTCTACATCGTCAGCCTCACTCGGGGCGCGGTGTACCGCATCCGCCCTGTGTTCGATCCGTTCGTGCCAGAGAGCTTTCAGATATTTCGCGGGCTTTTGCTCTCCGGAAACCTCCAGAGCCTCGCAGCCTCCGACGACGACCGGCTTGTAGTACGCCCTTGGATAACGCTCAACGCCTCGGCCGCGCCCGTGCAGGTCATCGTTGAGGCGACCGCCCCGGTATCCACAACTACCGAGCTGCGGTTTAAGCTTGAAGCATCGACCGACATCGGAGGCCTCAGGCAGTGGATCGAGCTGTTCAATTTCACCACCGGGATGTACGAGGAGGTGGACGTGCGCCTCGCGACGACGTCCGACTCCGTGATCGAGCTGACGTTCCTGGCTGGCGCTTCGCGGTTCATCGAATCCGGAACGCGCAAGATGCGCGCGCGGCTCAAGTGGAAGGAGGCCGGGCCGATCATCTCCTATCCGTGGCAAGCGCGCATCGACCAGATCGTCTGGACCGTGCGCGTGTAA